The nucleotide window TATAGAGCGTCTTTTATGACCTAAAAACATGAGAAATAGATTTCgggaaaattattctaaaaactaactctaacttcGTGGTTGAACTTCTCAAAAATCCGGACATTATTACTAAGCACCTGGAACTATTGTGAGGAAGATTGCGGATTTACTCACTAGAGACTACAGAGTGGAAAGTTGGAATCGGTCATACtttcagaaaaataaattgagGGTTTGACTACTTAACCAATGAGAGCTTGAAGGAAAAACCTATTAggattccaaaaaaaaaaataataactactaTATCTACCAGGTTCATATATAGACAAAATGTAAAAATCAATATTCGAAGATTGatttcataacaaaaaaaatgtttgaATTTCAAGTgacctaaaaaataataaatttcagattttatacttgttttgtcgatttttagcaaatAAATGATAGTTCGATATCTAATGGTCTGAGAATACTCTTTTTTGTGAGTACcaattttatttgcatcaaaatctatGCCTTTGACAATGACGAAGGAGAAGGAACTAAATTTTGCAGAAATTCGAAATGaacaataaaacttaaataactTGAATAGAAGGGAAATCAAATTAGAGAAAGGAAAAGTGTTTGGAAAAGTAAACGGCAAATTAAAAGGTAAAGACTGGAATGCTGattcggatctccggatacagGATATTTGGTCGGTTGGTAGGTGGCATTTGGATactctttattctcttttatctcaaaatctgaaaggTAACATTCTCTCTTACAATCCAGATGTGCAAGCAGGTCCGAAAGTGGGTTGGAATTGATGTGGGTCTGCTACTAAAGTCTATGACTCACGCAATGGTTACTTGTGGTTGTGTAAGCAGCTGTTTGGTTGGGAGGAGCGGGAGaattggctttggctttggcgCCAACTTGTTCCGAAAAAGCACAAGTTTTTGGCTTGGTTGTGTCTTAGGAGGCTCTTCCTACTGCAAGTTTTCGCTTTAGAAGAGGGATGTCATCGTCGGATAGGTATCAAAGATGTCTTTCTAGCCAGGAATCggttttacattgtattcggAATTGTCCAAAAGCTCAGCTTGTCTGGCATAGGTTGGATATTTCTTGTCATCATTCGGATTTGAAGAACTGGTTCTTGTATCATAGCAGAGAGCATCCGTTCAAGTTCTTTTCGGAACTTTGGTGGATATGGCGAGTAAGAAAAAATGACATCTTTAATCCTCATGAAATTTGGCCTTCagaaaaagtgatttgtctggcattaacttcagaaaaggagtttaagaatatttttgaattacaacgTATGTCCTTTCCCTCTACTCTAAATGGTTTTTGGAATCCCCTATCTATTggtacttttaagattaattgtgatgctagttatttTGGTTCGGGTGATAGTGTTGGTTTTACTTGTGTTATTAGAGATTGTAATGGGAATTGGCAAAGGGGGTGTTTGGGAATGATTGAAAGTAACAGTATTCTTCAAGGAaaattgtttgctatttggagaggatatCTCTTAGCTTGGGATGTGGGTCAACGAGATGTTTTTTGTAAGACAGATTGTGTGGAAGCATTTaagatggttttgggtttattgatccattggtgctcaaaataagagatatcatgCATTGGAATTGGCGTGTTGACTTTCGTTTGATTATGAAAGATGCAAACACGGTAGCAGATACTATGGCAAAGATGGCGATGAAGTTAGAACTTTCTCATGTGGAGCTTCTTTCACCTTGGAAGgagtttaagagtagtcttaaacGGGACTATCCCTCTATTTAAGCAGttcctttgttttgtttttgtttttctttgtttagttTATTTCAGTCACCAAAAAAGGTAAAGACTGAAAATGATAAAAGTTGTTGAATTTAAAAGAATCGAAATGATATTGCAAAGAagataaattgcatgaaaagaaAGTTGCAGAGAATTCAAATGAAAAGTAAAGACATGGAAGGAACccttcaaagaaaaagactctTGACTGACTCAGAAAGTCGATTGGATGTGAGTGAGTGTGTGTGTTTTCTCTGAAAAAATTCCAACACTTGTTCCTTTGAGACTTCTCCTATTTATAAGACTCTTCAACTAATCCGATTGAAATGTAAGTTCCGCGTACATTAATCCATGAGTAACCGTTATCGTTCTTTGAGTGCTGTCTATAACTGCCACCAACTATCTTCACCTATTAACTTCCTTTGATTGCTTCATTCTCTCTCGATGAATCCTAGTCGATCAACATTATCTCCTTCATTGATTGACCATTCTCAATGACTGCACCTCGAAATTCACAACTTGTTATTTTTTCGACTACAAATTGCATTGCTGACCTCTTCTTCGACACAGTTGACCACAATCGAGTCTGCCACTTCGACTTCCGTATTTGTATCAATCGATTAATAGAGAGTACATAACAGAGTATGTAATTGGCTTCAATCCAAAGTTAATTGTAACATGTATTTGGAGGTTGATCGAAATATTATTTTGGCACTTGGCAATGATCGAAATCTAAACTTGTCGAACATTGGCTTGTCAAAGAATTCAATAACAtctttatcaaaaatattattttttgatataacAAATGCCCCCTAAGTTTTTATGTTTTCGATTACAaggaagaaaatataaatacttactcttattcaatatttttgacGACGATACCAGCcattttttcatcttcttcctcaaaATATTTCTCATCAACATAGTTGAATCCATTTTTAGGAATGGACTTTCAACTGCTTTGCCCGTGCAAAGACAATTCGATTCAAAGGAGAAGATTTTGTCCCTCATCGGGAAAGGAACACCATTATTAACTTGACGCAATTGTCAACCACTTTGGTTACCACCTATTCGATCTCGAAAAATGGTATTTCTATCACGATCTTGAACAAAATAACTGTATCGAGTTTGCTGTTGATATTCTCTCATCTTCTCAATCAGCAAACTCTTACAAATTCTTGATCCATCCAACCCCAATAGCTCTtctttgttgaaattgatcttCAATGGCTTGATCAATTTGAAACTGACCCCAAATAATTATTTGATCAACTTCATATATTGtaaaaattttcacaaatattttttcGTAGTACATGACAAAATATTAGTGAAGCATCGTGCCATTCTTGAAGAGACAAGGATATTTTTTTTGCTAGATTAACATCAGATTTATTTTCAACACAATGGACTTCTGCTATTAAATCGGCAGTTGGACTAACAACATCATTTACATTATATAATGAAGAAAAACTTAAACCATGACTAAACTTGATTGAAGACATCGAgttgttaaattaataaaagaactTGCATTCCTAAATGATTATACTTCATCAGAAGAACCGCCTTTATTTTCTacagaaagaaaattatttatataattatttaaaattatcagGTAATTCGAGACGTCTTGAGTATGCTCCATCGAATACCGTCTCGAATCCATTCAAGATGAACAATCCCAACCAGTTGGGATCACATTCAGATGTGAATGACGCAACTTCACTGTTAAACCTTCTAAAGACAAGTAGCAGCCCTCGCAATTATAAGAATTCAATGCCCTGTTAACACTTAAAGGCTTCAGTTTCGGGCTATACACCCTAAAATCGACATGCAGTTGTTCGACATAAAGATTCGAATCTACCTTAACAACTTTAGGCTTGCCATCCTCTGTCCAAAGGAGGACACTTTGATGCACAGTCGATGGTATAGTCCCAACTCCGTGAATCCAGTCTCGACCTAGTAAAGCATTGTAACTTGCTTTCGATGGCACCACCACAAATACAGTGTTTTGCTCAGATGACCCCACTTTTACCCCAAAGTAACCAGACCTTTTGTAGGAGTAGAAGAACCACTAAAGTGTGTTACAGCAATATTAGTGGGAACCAAGTCATTAGGATGCTTACCAATCTTCATTAGCATCCTTTCTAGTAAGAGACTTATTGCTGCTCCATCATCAATCAAAACTTTGTTTGCTTTAATCCCACTCAAAGTGGTAGTAATATGGAGTGGGTAAAGATGAGACTTTTGCTTCTCAGTAGGCCTCAGAAAATACCCTGGTTCATCCTCATATCAAACAAAGGAAAAAGCCTCTTCAGCATCCATATCATAGTCCTCTTCTGGATCACCTTCATACTCACCTAAATACTCAGTTGGAATAATCGAAATAGTTCCAACCATCTCATCATCTCTTTCCTCAAAATATTCCTCATCCAAATCAGCCTCCTTGCCTTtatcaattcttgaagaatgATCTATTGCCTTACCTTTCTCCAACTTTGCAGGAGAAGGAATTTCCTTTGGGCATGTCTCCCCATCAGAGGGAAAGACTATCCGGGAATGTACTGAAGGCGTTGCCCCCTTGCCTTTTTCTGATTGAGGcttcttattcttatttataCTCCTTCTTTCTCTATCCCTTGGGTATCCCTTTGCTCAACCACGTTGATAGGGATATTGGTTTCAAGGAGGTCCTAGATGTCTCCACTGTGGATTTTGCCAATAAAGAACATCTCGACTCTGGAATTTCTGACAATTCCGAATCCATTGGACACCTATCGCCTGAGAATGGACTCAATGGTACAACAACATTTGGCTGAGGGGCCTTAGAACTTTGCCCTTTTATACGCCGAATTGGTTGTCTCTGACGAGCTTACTCCTCTCTATGAGCTAACTCCTTCTTcatcctttctttttcaaagattgcTGCAACTTCAGCATCGAATACAACATTACACAGTGGATAGAAAGATACATCTTGATCTTTGATCTTTTGCTGTACTAAGAAATCCAGTAGGCCATCTCCTGCTCGAGGATATACTGATCAAACTTGTGACTCGAAATCATCCAAAGCCACATCAAAGTCATAAGACATACCAACCATATTCACTCCAAAATATGGTTCGACAAACCCAGCCTTAGCATCAAATGGATTAGTGTCCACTTTCATCTCTTTCCTCCCATCATCAAACTTCAACCGTCCTTCCATTATAGCTTTCTGTATCAAATCCCTGAAACGGACGCAACTGTTAGTCGAATGACTGGTTGCTTGGTGAAATTTACAATAAGGTTTCCCTTTTAAATCTTTAATCTAAAGTAAAGTTCTACCCTCAGGCAAAATTAATTGTTTATCTTTAAGCAACACATCGAAAATCTGATCATATTTCGAGATATCAAAACTATATTTCTTTCCACTCTTTAGTTTTGATTCGTTTGACTTTTCATCACTAGGGAGCTTTTTaagtaaataacaaatataTGAAGGACCTTTTTTAAGTTCGGCCAAATCGACCTCTGTCTCGAGATCGAACTCCTCCTCTGAGGACTCCATGGTTACATAAGCAACCTTCTCCTTTCGAGTAAAAGCTTTACTCTTTAACTTCTGTTCATTCCTatatttctcatttttttcttcattaattTGACCTGACGAACCTTTTCAGCCAAATGGGCTAAGTCAGGAATATGCACATTAAGCAACTTTCGACGCATATAGAATCCTAACCCCATAACTGCTATTTTCACCACTTCACTCTCAAGTAATGACACATAGCATCTACTTCTAGCATTTTTAAAACGTATCATATAGTCATCAATGGTTTCACCATCCTCTCGTTTCAAAGCCACTAAGTTAGTAACTGCCACATTCAACTCCCCTTGATATAATTGAGCGTGAAAAACAGTTTCCAACTGATTCCATGTCGTTATCGAATTTAGCCTAAGATTAGAAAACCAAGTAAATGCATTCTTCATTaacgaagaaggaaaaaactttattttcaaattctcatcATTGGCAAGATTCCCAATCTCGACGAAATATCGAGCGATATGTTCAGTGGTTGACTCTCCGACtttccttgtaaattttgtgattatttttggattcttCACCCCTCTTGCCACTTTAGCCATTTGAACAACCTGAGGGAAAGCAGACACAAAATGGGGGTCGATTCGTAAAACCAACGTTCAGACCAACTCGATTAAGCACTTCTTCCACAATTCTTGTGACTTGATAACGTTCACCACCATGATTAACACGTAATCTGGCTAGAACATCATCTTCATTCTGACCACGGGGAATTATCTGAGGAGTGGATTCTCTTTGTTTAAAACATTGTTTTcattttgaaatatattttcGAATCCTTCATTATTCCCCATAGCATCATGCCattcaccttcttcataatcCACGATTCGAGCAATCCGTTCGACTTGCCTAGCAAGGCGTTTGAATTTCGATTTGTGATCAGCCATCATAAGATTTAGAATTGTGGTCATTTGTTCAGTCAATAAATTGACTAAATCATGATGACTTTCCTCTACATGTTGTCGAAATACTGCCATGGAATTAGAAGCATTTGATGTAGAGCCCGCATTATAATCACGAGAATATTCGGAATGCTATTGTGGGTTTTGAGGATTATTTACTCCATTTTCACTCCCGAAACGAACAGGAGGAACAAAACCACTCACTGGTGGAGTATACCCAGGAGGAAGACCATAAAGAGTACAATGGTTAATGGAGGCTGGATTGGTGGTAAACTACCACGTGGACGAATATTACGTCCAGCATTTCCAGTTTGTACACTAGTAACCAATATACTTTCACTTAGAACCACACCATCCAAATATGAAGTAACTCCCGAAGATTGCACATTTACTGGTATGTTATCATTGATGGACGAACCACCATTCGCGCTTCATCAGCCATGTGAATAGTCCTTCTACTTCTTAATTGCATACACTAAATGACACCATGAAATAAATCTTTCGACACACTTCAGTTTAAAACTGTCCCACTGGGCGTGCCAATTTGTTTTATCGAGTTTTAGCAAATCGATGGTGGTTCGATATCTATTGGTCTAGGAGCGAAACCTACTCCTCTTTGTGAGTACCagttttatttgcatcaaaatccATGCCTTTGACAATGACGAAGAAGAAGGAACTAAGCTTTGCAGAAATTCGAAATGAACAGTAAAACTTAAATAACTTGAATAGAAGGGAAATCAAATTAGAGAAAGGAAAAGTGTTTGGAAAAGTAAACGGCAAATTAAAAGGTAAAGACTGGAAAGGGTAAAAGTTGCTGAATTTAAAAGAATCAAAATGACATTGCAAGgaatataaattgcatgaaaagaaGGTTGCAGGGAATTTAATGAAAAGTAAAGACATGGAATGAACccttcaaagaaaaagactctTGCCCGACTCAGAACATCGCTGGGATGTGAGTGAGTGTGAGTGTTTTGTCTGAAAAGATTTCAACCCTTGTTCCTTCGAATCTTCTCCTATTTATAAGACTCTTCAACCAATCCGATTGAAATGTAACTTCCACGTACATTAATCCATGAGTAACCGTTCTCGCTCTTTTTGTTGTCTGTAACTGCCACCAATTATCTTCACCTATTAACTTGCTTCGATTGCTTCACACACTCTCTGAGTCCTGGTCGATCAACATTCTCTCCTTCATCGATTGACCATCCTCGATGACTCCACCtcgaatttgttattttttcgaCTAACAAATTGCATTGCTGACCTCTTTTTCGACACAGTTGACCTCAGTCGGCCACTTCGACTTCCGTATTTGTATCAATTGATTAATAGAAAGTACATAATAGAGTATGTAATTGGCTTCAATCCATACTTGGCAATTATCGAAGTCTAAACTTATCAACATTGGCTTGTTAAAGAATTCAATAACATCTTTatcgaaaatattatttttggatataacagcattatcaaaaataatatatggtGACATTTTTTAAACTGTTagaaacttaaaatatgaacaaacacgtaaattaattttaacaaattttaaatagaatattttaattttaattaatttttattattttaaaaatctttaatatttatttatttttgtgagacaaattcatttattattttttaaataacatttttaataatatttaaaatttaaatttctataataaaattaattaaaaatttatcgaATAAAAAATCTATGCTATTAGGCTATTcgctaatatatatatatattttaaaaattatatatattagtgAACCCTCTTTTTTGTTCTCATTTAGTCATTTATCCATGGCAGGCAGCAGTGGCgaaatatttgattttcagtttttGCGGCCGGAAAAGAGGCTTGTGGTTTTGGCGGGAAGGAGCAGAGAGAGGCAGAGAGTGAAGGAGTGAAAGATCAAAGATGGCGAACAAGCTCATCAAGCAGATGGGATTGCCAAATTCCATTGCTAACATCTTCACTGCTCGCAACATCATCACTGCCaaggttctctctctctctctctctccagaTTCTGTTTTCGTAGAACAACTAATTTACATCATTCTTTAGTTCTGTTAGCTTCACGCTTCGTTCCCCTTCACTAGAATCGAGGTCCTCCATTTCCTATTCTccgttattattattaattaaataagtaactaattaattaataaattgcaGGATGCATTGTCTCTGACTGAATTTGAGTTGATGGAACAATTGGACGTTGGGATGGCAGAAGTAAAATCTGCAATGGCACATATCAGTGAAGTTGTTTGTCCGCCTTGTCAAACTGTACTCCTAGCTGCTCATTTTCCCTTTAGATTtcttttttagtaattattttacactaatttttcttcaatttgttGAAAAACTGGTGGATATTGTGTCAGGCATTGCTTCTGATGGAGCAGCGAGTGCGCGATGAGAGATCGGCCGGTCATCTTCCAACTCGTTTGAGAGGATTGGATGAAGCCTTGTGTGGCGGCCTACCCTTTGGTGTTGTGACAGAGTTGGTTGGTCCTGCTGGAATTGGCAAAACGCAGGTACATTATTAGGGTTTCTAGGGCttaattatttgtttgtttacCTGCTTTATCATTGTCAGGATATCCATATCCATAAGTGACTTCACTAGTGtgtatgaatttatttattctaaattgTCATTGTTGGATCGGCCAAGACTTTTGTACCAAAAGAAAGAGCTTTCCAGAGTGAGACATGTTTGTTTGCCAAGCTAGGTTATAGCAAATCAGTTAGTTATGGACATATAACTTATATACtgtataaaaacataaatacaaTCATACAACTCTCTGCATAGTTGTGATTTACCATTATACAGCTCAATTCAATCATTGCCTCAACTCCCACTATCTGTTTAGCTCCTTTCTGTAGCACTTGTACAAGTTGACTGAAGTTTTGTCCATTGGAATTGCTTTCATCATATGAAAGAGCACCTGCATTATATTATAATCTGGTGCCTATTCTAAGTTATAAGAAAAGATGTGTATCGCATGTCCTTTGTTATATTCTTGGGGTCATGCATATGGATATGGGCATCTACATGCTTTCAGCAATTCCACCGGCTTGTAAAAGTATTGTTTTTCCAGTTATTGTTAATCGGTTGGGTGAATTTTATATTTGCAGTTTTGCTTGAAGCTCTCACTGCTGGCATCTTTGCCGGCAAATTGTGGAGGCTTAGATGGGCGTGTCATATATATTGATGTTGAATCCAAATTTAGTTCAAGAAGGTATTTGAAGCACATGAGCTCTGTCTAGCTGCCCtgaatcatatgaataaaatgCAGAATTCTTTATCTGTGAATTTCATTGTTTTTTTCCAGGTTGATACAGATTGGAATAGAGAATTTTCCTGAAATATTTCTCAAGAAAGGAATGGCACAGGAGGTATGCTGGttatttctttctctctttcttatcTGGACTACGttttcatcccaattgaacttGATAATCTCTATGAGCCTGATGAAAATTATCTTTGCTTGAGTTATTGGCTTATTGCAGATGGCTGGTAGAATCGTTATTCTGCGTCCCACATCACTTTCTGAGTTCACTGAGAGGTGTGAATTTCCTTAAGACTTTAGCAAGGATGTTCAATTTTAGGTGCCGGAGTAGTGGatttaaagaaaagaaacatacTGATGATTGTTCATGTACAAAGAAATCTGTGTAGTCTTAAAGAGATTATGCAATAGTTTGGAGAAGACTGAACAGTAGAGGAAGGTCATGATGACATAACAAATACAAAGCTCTCATTAAGgacaaaaaacaaagaaatttaGACAGGGTTTGTGCATCTAAGTAGTTTTACTATTAGCTTAGACCTCGTTCAGAAGGGTCTGGTGTTCATGATTAACCTTCACAGAAGACTGAAAATTCATCTGATCATTCTGATTGGTCCGTTCATGATTGCACAACAAGGCTTAGTGATCATGAACACACTAATCAAAAGGGGTGAAAGCCTGATACCGTGTGGGTTGATCCACaatatcattttttagttattttgcaAATTGGTCTGCCATATCTTATTGCTCCTGTTAAATTGTTTATGTACTGTGTGATGTGTTGATGCTACCAGTTTGCACCATGTCCAAGTATCACTCCTCCAGAAACAAGTGAAGTTGCTCATTATTGATAGCATGGCTGCCCTTGTTTTAGGGTGAGACTGACTTTTGGACaataatgtgaacaatggaATCAAATATTCTCATCAAAATTTTAAGTATATAGTGTTCTCCTCTTCATGGATGTCTCATGCATAGAAATTGGTTGGTTTTTCTATCCAGTGAGCATGATTGTGGAGCTTCTAGACAACAAGTATTGGGTTGGCATGTTTCTTTTATCAAGTAAGAACCATGAACCAATACGATCTTTCTTGTTACATGTACGATATTATTCTGAAGAGAGATTGTAATGCAATAATTCCTCTGAGGCTGTACTGATTATGCATGTCTCTAGGTCACTTGCAGAATTTTCACGAATTCCAATAGTAGTGACAAATCAAGTAAGATCTCAAACTGGTGATGAACCTCTTACGTTTTCCTTTCAAGGTATGATGGACAAACTATCTTTTGGAGACTTTCAACTCCTATATTGACTTATAACTATCCCTTCTAAGCAGCACGAAGCCACTCtataaaaaaagaagatcgTGCTTCATATGATTCTCATCTTGTTGCTGCTCTGGGCATTAATTGGGCTCATGCTGTGACCATCCGTCTTGTACTTGAGGCCAGATCAGGTTGGCTGTGTTTTGTAGATGTGctcaattgattttcaaaagcatttttCTGTAACAAATGCATGTAGATGGCTCCTCAGCATGAATCAAATTGTTGTATGAGTAGGGATAATAAGTTCAAGTTATGGTTATGACTTCCAGATCAGTATTCCAACTTTCAAGCATctattgtataattttttgtttgatgaCTTACATTTTCCTATTATTTTAGCCAAAGGAGGAAGAAGTAAGAAATCAATACTGGTTTCTAATCTGGCCTTCTGTTTGTAAAAGAAGAATTTTGTGCATGAATGTTCATTGAATGTCTCTATACTCAGTTAAAATTCTCATAAGTTTTCACTAGAAACTTCA belongs to Arachis duranensis cultivar V14167 chromosome 8, aradu.V14167.gnm2.J7QH, whole genome shotgun sequence and includes:
- the LOC107461671 gene encoding DNA repair protein RAD51 homolog 2, whose protein sequence is MANKLIKQMGLPNSIANIFTARNIITAKDALSLTEFELMEQLDVGMAEVKSAMAHISEVVCPPCQTALLLMEQRVRDERSAGHLPTRLRGLDEALCGGLPFGVVTELVGPAGIGKTQFCLKLSLLASLPANCGGLDGRVIYIDVESKFSSRRLIQIGIENFPEIFLKKGMAQEMAGRIVILRPTSLSEFTESLHHVQVSLLQKQVKLLIIDSMAALVLGEHDCGASRQQVLGWHVSFIKSLAEFSRIPIVVTNQVRSQTGDEPLTFSFQARSHSIKKEDRASYDSHLVAALGINWAHAVTIRLVLEARSGQRFIKLAKSPISPPLAFPFNITSSGLVLLDDDGIEMKGSEINTIHCQGQKALFNSEW